A single Sphingomonas sp. IW22 DNA region contains:
- a CDS encoding tryptophan halogenase family protein yields the protein MAQGRTRIVIAGGGSAGWMAAAALRRFLGPDHAVCLIESEAVGTVGVGEATIPQLRLFNAALGIDEDEFMRACGGSFKLGIQFDGWRKPGEVYLHAFGNVGRDVGLTGFQHLWLRARSLELAGELGDYCLNAVAADAGRMHRGAALTAKAIPPLPYAFHFDAALYAAFLRRRAETGGVVRHEGRILSVERDGESGEVRALLLEGDRRIEGDFFVDCTGFRALLIGDALGVGYRDWRRWLPCDRAVAAPSAAMPPLPPYTRATAHEAGWQWRIPLQHRTGNGLVYCSDYLDDDAAEAMLVDLIGGSPSAPPRRLRFVTGMRERGWCHNVVAMGLSSGFLEPLESTSIHLIQTAISRLLQLFPRAGGDSAALRREYNRQLDFEMARIRDFLILHYWANERSEPFWVDRRAAGLPDSLAERIALWRDSAVIVREHEELFTEAGWIQVLIGQGVIPHSWHPLADTISAEELSEYLVTLNTLYRREVARYADHDATIAAGSAMR from the coding sequence ATGGCGCAGGGACGCACGCGTATCGTGATCGCCGGCGGCGGCAGCGCCGGCTGGATGGCGGCGGCAGCGCTGCGTCGTTTCCTTGGCCCCGATCATGCGGTCTGCCTGATCGAATCCGAAGCGGTCGGCACCGTGGGGGTGGGAGAGGCGACAATCCCGCAGCTGCGTCTGTTCAACGCCGCGCTTGGCATTGATGAGGACGAGTTCATGCGCGCCTGCGGGGGTAGCTTCAAACTGGGTATCCAGTTCGACGGCTGGCGTAAGCCGGGTGAGGTTTATCTGCACGCCTTTGGCAATGTCGGTCGCGATGTCGGGCTGACCGGCTTTCAGCATCTGTGGCTGCGCGCCCGGTCGCTGGAGCTGGCGGGCGAACTGGGCGATTACTGCCTGAATGCCGTGGCGGCCGATGCGGGGCGGATGCATCGCGGCGCCGCGCTGACCGCCAAGGCGATTCCGCCGCTGCCCTATGCGTTTCACTTCGATGCCGCGCTATACGCTGCCTTTCTGCGCCGCCGGGCGGAGACGGGCGGCGTGGTCCGGCATGAGGGACGCATCCTGTCAGTCGAACGTGATGGCGAAAGCGGTGAGGTGCGCGCGCTGTTGCTCGAGGGCGACCGGCGGATCGAGGGCGATTTCTTTGTCGATTGCACCGGCTTTCGCGCGTTGCTGATCGGCGATGCGCTGGGCGTCGGCTATCGGGACTGGCGGCGCTGGCTGCCCTGCGACCGGGCCGTTGCCGCCCCCAGCGCGGCCATGCCGCCACTGCCGCCCTATACGCGGGCGACTGCGCATGAAGCGGGCTGGCAGTGGCGCATTCCCTTGCAGCACCGCACAGGCAACGGCCTGGTCTATTGCAGCGATTATCTGGACGACGACGCGGCGGAGGCGATGCTGGTCGACCTGATTGGTGGCTCGCCATCCGCGCCGCCGCGCCGCCTGCGATTTGTCACGGGCATGCGCGAACGCGGCTGGTGCCACAATGTCGTGGCAATGGGCCTGTCGTCGGGATTTCTGGAGCCGCTGGAATCGACCAGCATCCATCTGATCCAGACCGCAATTTCGCGCCTGTTGCAGCTTTTCCCCCGCGCGGGCGGCGACAGCGCGGCGCTACGCCGGGAATATAACCGCCAACTCGATTTTGAAATGGCGCGGATCCGCGATTTCCTGATCCTGCATTATTGGGCGAACGAGCGCAGCGAGCCCTTCTGGGTCGATCGGCGTGCGGCGGGGTTGCCCGACAGCCTGGCCGAACGCATCGCGCTGTGGCGGGACAGTGCCGTCATCGTGCGCGAGCATGAGGAATTGTTCACCGAAGCGGGGTGGATACAGGTGCTGATCGGGCAGGGCGTCATACCGCACAGCTGGCACCCGCTGGCCGATACGATCTCGGCCGAAGAACTCAGCGAGTATCTCGTGACGCTGAACACGCTCTATCGTCGTGAAGTCGCTCGGTACGCCGATCATGATGCCACGATCGCCGCCGGGAGCGCGATGCGTTGA
- a CDS encoding LacI family DNA-binding transcriptional regulator, whose product MTKGRTPKAETVAPRGNRRATSYDVARVAGVSQSAVSRCFAPGGSVSSGTRERILKVARELGYRPNALAQGLISGRTNLVAVLISSLTDLYYPEVLTELARQLTLRDMRMLLFSLETESEVDAVLHQVWRHSVDGVISAARLSDAQVELFAQHEVPLVLYNRTAVIASAASVCCDSVSGEQALVTRLLAAGHQRFAIIAGPEDSYVGEERRMAAAQRLAMAGINDVPVVRGDYSYDSGRAGLHAIAARGALPDAVICVSDQMAAGAMDAARIDLDIAVPDRLSVVGFDGSGPAGWASYEVTSIRQPVRRMTDAAVAMLTERIEDPDMPGERRLFAGKLLTGKSARLG is encoded by the coding sequence GTGACGAAAGGCAGGACGCCCAAAGCCGAAACCGTGGCACCGCGCGGCAATCGCCGGGCGACTTCCTATGACGTTGCGCGGGTGGCGGGCGTGTCGCAATCGGCCGTCTCGCGCTGTTTCGCGCCGGGGGGTAGCGTGTCCAGCGGAACGCGCGAACGCATTCTGAAAGTGGCGCGCGAGCTGGGCTATCGCCCCAATGCGCTGGCGCAAGGGTTGATTTCGGGCCGTACCAACCTGGTCGCGGTGCTCATCTCCAGCCTGACCGACCTTTATTATCCCGAAGTCCTGACCGAACTGGCACGGCAACTGACGTTGCGCGACATGCGGATGTTGTTGTTTTCGCTGGAAACCGAAAGTGAAGTCGACGCCGTCTTGCATCAGGTCTGGCGGCACAGCGTCGATGGGGTGATTTCGGCGGCCCGCCTGTCCGACGCGCAGGTCGAACTGTTCGCGCAGCATGAAGTGCCGCTGGTCCTGTACAACCGCACGGCGGTCATCGCATCGGCGGCTTCAGTCTGCTGCGATTCAGTCAGCGGGGAACAGGCGCTGGTCACCCGGCTGCTGGCGGCGGGGCATCAGCGTTTCGCGATCATCGCCGGGCCTGAGGACAGCTATGTCGGCGAGGAAAGGCGAATGGCCGCTGCCCAGCGGCTGGCCATGGCGGGTATCAACGACGTGCCGGTGGTCCGCGGCGATTACAGCTATGACAGTGGCCGGGCGGGGTTGCACGCGATCGCGGCACGCGGTGCATTGCCCGATGCGGTAATCTGCGTCAGCGACCAGATGGCGGCAGGCGCGATGGATGCGGCGCGGATCGATCTCGACATCGCCGTGCCCGACCGGCTGTCGGTAGTGGGCTTCGACGGGTCGGGTCCGGCGGGCTGGGCCAGTTATGAAGTGACCTCGATCCGCCAACCGGTGCGACGCATGACCGACGCCGCCGTCGCGATGCTGACCGAACGGATCGAAGATCCCGACATGCCCGGCGAACGCCGCCTGTTCGCGGGCAAATTGCTGACCGGAAAATCCGCGCGCCTCGGCTGA
- a CDS encoding TonB-dependent receptor: MLNWALLSGSSVVALSMLGSPALAQSADVGPTSQSTAPVAAQAQPTSAQPQPGPGTPLEPAPEVEDGAIVVTGIRASLATAARTKRDSAVVVDSISAEDIGKLPDVSIADSLARLPGVTAQRLEGRDQRLSIRGLGPDFSTTLLNGREQVTVGDNRGVEFDQYPAEFFRQVDVYKAADASLIAAGISGTVDLRMLRPLDQPEDLLVVSARGEMNGIDKLNPDGTRYGWRATGTYVGKFANDTLGIAIGVSGTQTPSQNERYNAWDYINDPNGNRLITGAKPYVQSNLLKRYGVVATLEWEPSDNFHSTFDALYSNFTETQRKIGLYIPLGNSASVTDKVVDNGVVTGATYGNLFPVQANDQNERTADNFSFGWNNDIGLSDTVRLNIDASWSHAERTDVLLETYSGSGFLRAGANPDTIGISLGEDGGFSFSPTIDYSDTGIIKLTDPQGWGQSATTPVVQAGFVNRPKFEDDLKSLRPSLKGEFGGGSVFNGWEVGGNYSQRKKVSAFQSYYLCPPGGDGSCTVAGGTPTMADIPAEAVIGSVPVGYAGGFSLLALDPVYLYENVLDSVFDNRPVSLVRDNSVTEKVWTGYAKLSLDGEVGGKSVKGSLGAQIVHTTQSSVGSTSNLQVVNGVGVVTVLPASGEASYTNFLPSATLSVELERNLFVKMSASQTMVRPRLDQERINQELRINPVNIGIGGGDPFFSPFSSVGGNINLRPYQSLNLDLSVERYFTDGGYVALAGYFKNLTDFVDPNNNIAYDFSSALSLLTPAQQQQVLASGGEIGLFQTPSNSGKGTIAGIEATVSMPLRTIAPVLDGFGVFASGSYTQSDVRYASNPTQPIGFPGLSKWVASGTFYYEKHGFQARANYRYRSSFIGELAGLSANPSFRTADAEGILDAQIGYEFQNGPLTGLSLLLQAKNLTDEPFINYTDSSMKEIFDYQRYGPTYYLGATYKF; the protein is encoded by the coding sequence ATGCTGAATTGGGCTTTGCTTTCCGGTTCGTCGGTGGTTGCGCTGAGCATGCTGGGTTCGCCCGCATTGGCCCAGAGCGCCGATGTCGGACCGACCAGTCAGAGTACCGCGCCGGTCGCCGCGCAGGCGCAACCTACGAGCGCGCAGCCCCAGCCGGGCCCTGGCACTCCGCTTGAACCCGCACCTGAGGTGGAGGATGGCGCGATCGTCGTCACCGGCATTCGCGCATCGCTGGCGACGGCAGCGCGCACGAAGCGCGATTCAGCCGTCGTGGTGGACTCGATCTCTGCTGAAGACATTGGCAAGTTGCCTGACGTTTCGATCGCCGATTCGCTTGCCCGCCTGCCCGGCGTCACCGCGCAGCGGCTGGAGGGACGCGACCAGCGCCTGTCGATCCGCGGTCTGGGGCCGGACTTCTCCACCACGCTGTTGAACGGCCGCGAACAGGTTACGGTCGGCGACAATCGCGGCGTCGAATTCGACCAATATCCCGCCGAATTCTTCCGTCAGGTCGATGTGTACAAGGCGGCGGACGCATCCCTGATCGCTGCCGGCATTTCCGGCACGGTCGACCTGCGGATGCTGCGCCCGCTGGATCAGCCCGAAGACCTGCTCGTCGTGTCGGCGCGCGGGGAAATGAACGGCATCGACAAGCTGAACCCGGACGGCACCCGCTATGGTTGGCGTGCGACGGGCACCTATGTCGGCAAGTTCGCCAATGACACGCTGGGCATCGCGATCGGCGTGTCGGGAACGCAGACGCCCAGCCAGAACGAGCGTTACAATGCGTGGGACTATATCAACGATCCCAACGGCAACCGTCTGATTACCGGCGCCAAGCCCTATGTTCAGTCGAACCTGCTCAAGCGTTATGGCGTGGTGGCCACGCTGGAATGGGAACCGTCGGACAATTTCCACTCCACCTTCGATGCGCTTTATTCGAACTTCACCGAAACGCAGCGCAAGATCGGCCTGTATATCCCGCTGGGTAACAGCGCATCGGTGACCGACAAGGTGGTCGACAACGGCGTCGTGACCGGTGCGACCTATGGCAACCTGTTCCCCGTTCAGGCGAATGACCAGAACGAGCGTACCGCAGATAACTTCTCCTTCGGCTGGAACAACGATATCGGCCTGTCGGACACGGTTCGCCTGAACATCGATGCCAGCTGGTCGCATGCCGAGCGGACCGACGTGCTGCTTGAAACCTATTCAGGATCGGGCTTTCTCCGCGCGGGCGCCAACCCGGACACGATCGGCATTTCGCTGGGCGAAGATGGCGGCTTCTCCTTCTCGCCGACGATCGACTATTCGGATACCGGTATCATCAAGCTGACCGACCCGCAGGGCTGGGGTCAGTCGGCGACGACGCCGGTGGTTCAGGCGGGCTTCGTCAACCGGCCGAAGTTCGAGGATGACCTGAAATCGCTGCGCCCATCGCTGAAGGGCGAGTTCGGCGGTGGCAGCGTCTTCAATGGCTGGGAAGTCGGCGGCAATTACAGCCAGCGCAAGAAGGTCAGCGCGTTCCAGTCCTATTATCTCTGCCCGCCGGGTGGCGACGGCAGCTGCACAGTCGCGGGCGGCACGCCGACCATGGCCGACATCCCGGCCGAAGCAGTCATCGGATCGGTGCCGGTGGGCTATGCCGGCGGCTTCTCGCTGCTCGCGCTCGACCCGGTCTATCTCTATGAGAATGTGCTGGATTCGGTGTTCGATAACCGGCCGGTGTCACTGGTCCGCGACAACAGCGTGACCGAAAAGGTCTGGACCGGCTATGCCAAGCTGTCGCTGGACGGCGAGGTCGGCGGCAAGTCGGTCAAGGGCAGCCTCGGCGCCCAGATCGTCCACACCACCCAGTCGTCGGTCGGCAGCACGTCGAACCTTCAGGTCGTCAACGGTGTCGGCGTCGTGACGGTGCTGCCCGCCAGCGGCGAGGCGAGCTATACCAACTTCCTGCCCAGCGCGACGCTGTCGGTCGAGCTGGAGCGCAACCTGTTCGTCAAAATGTCGGCATCGCAGACGATGGTGCGACCGCGTCTCGATCAGGAGCGTATCAATCAGGAATTGCGGATCAATCCGGTCAATATCGGTATCGGCGGTGGCGATCCGTTCTTCAGCCCCTTCTCCTCGGTCGGGGGTAACATCAACCTGCGGCCTTATCAGTCGCTCAACCTTGACCTGTCGGTAGAGCGTTATTTCACCGATGGCGGCTATGTCGCGCTGGCGGGTTACTTCAAGAACCTGACCGACTTCGTCGATCCCAACAACAATATCGCCTATGACTTCAGCTCGGCACTCAGCCTGTTGACCCCGGCGCAGCAACAGCAGGTGCTGGCAAGCGGCGGCGAGATCGGCTTGTTCCAGACCCCGTCGAACAGCGGCAAGGGCACCATTGCCGGCATCGAGGCGACCGTGTCGATGCCGCTGCGCACGATTGCGCCGGTGCTGGACGGCTTCGGCGTCTTTGCCAGCGGGTCGTACACGCAAAGCGATGTGCGCTATGCCAGCAACCCGACCCAGCCGATCGGCTTCCCCGGCCTGTCCAAATGGGTCGCCAGCGGCACCTTCTACTACGAAAAGCACGGCTTCCAGGCGCGGGCCAATTATCGTTACCGCTCCAGCTTCATCGGCGAACTGGCTGGTTTGTCGGCGAACCCGTCGTTCCGTACGGCGGATGCCGAGGGCATTCTGGATGCCCAGATCGGGTATGAGTTTCAGAATGGCCCGCTCACCGGCCTGAGTCTGTTGCTTCAGGCAAAGAACCTGACCGACGAGCCGTTCATCAACTATACTGACAGCAGCATGAAGGAAATCTTCGACTATCAGCGCTATGGCCCGACCTATTATCTGGGTGCGACCTACAAGTTCTGA
- a CDS encoding MFS transporter, producing the protein MATLAPQAHVSAEDRDRGLRLLVVEAAFSGGGAALTTGVILTAFALHLGASNIMIGILASAPFLAQLLQLPAILLVERVRQRKRIAVLSSIVGRMMLGVMAVTAFFTGTTAVLIFLAAQFTQCGLGAIGTCAWNAWLRDLAPENRLGQIFAQRAVWLTLINLALGLAAALALDLTPERSPTRDLVFAAMFAIGCITGLISARIVTAMPEPLMPPSGGPVPLRELLRLPLRDSNFRRLLGFVGSWQFAVNLATPFFTVFIVRQLQFNVSFVMVLSVVSQIANILALRSWGVMSDRFANKSVLAVCAPVYILSIVAMIGASQIGDRDLVKLWLIVLHLFMGASVAGVTLTSTNIALKLSPRGSATSYLAASATVTAVAAGLAPIIGGLLADFFSARKFELLLRWSNPQGTFSVPIVLTNWDFYFVLAGLIGIYAMHRLSLVQEQGEIEPRELISAMFNETRRGMRNISSVAGLRATTIVPVSLLRDARVRLRWNRARDTRENAGR; encoded by the coding sequence GTGGCGACGCTCGCGCCGCAAGCGCACGTCAGCGCCGAAGATCGCGATCGGGGGCTGCGCTTGCTGGTCGTGGAAGCGGCCTTCTCCGGCGGTGGGGCTGCGTTGACAACAGGTGTGATCCTGACCGCCTTCGCGCTCCATCTCGGCGCATCCAACATCATGATCGGCATCCTTGCCAGCGCCCCTTTCCTGGCGCAGCTGCTGCAACTGCCGGCCATCCTGCTCGTCGAGCGTGTGCGCCAGCGCAAGCGCATCGCCGTACTGAGCAGCATCGTCGGCCGTATGATGCTGGGGGTGATGGCCGTCACCGCCTTCTTCACTGGTACGACAGCAGTGCTGATTTTTCTTGCCGCCCAGTTTACCCAGTGCGGGCTTGGCGCAATCGGCACCTGCGCATGGAATGCCTGGCTGCGAGATCTGGCGCCCGAGAACCGGCTCGGTCAGATCTTCGCTCAGCGCGCCGTCTGGCTTACCCTAATCAACCTCGCGCTTGGCCTTGCGGCAGCACTCGCACTGGACCTCACGCCCGAACGGTCGCCGACACGCGATCTCGTCTTTGCGGCGATGTTTGCCATCGGCTGTATCACCGGGCTCATCAGTGCGCGTATCGTTACCGCAATGCCCGAGCCGCTGATGCCCCCGTCCGGAGGCCCGGTCCCGCTTCGCGAATTGCTCCGCCTGCCCCTGCGGGACAGCAACTTTCGCCGGTTGCTCGGCTTTGTCGGCAGCTGGCAGTTTGCGGTCAATCTGGCGACACCATTCTTCACCGTCTTCATCGTCCGCCAGCTGCAGTTCAACGTCAGCTTTGTCATGGTGCTGAGCGTCGTCAGCCAGATAGCCAATATCCTGGCCCTGCGCTCCTGGGGGGTGATGAGCGATCGCTTCGCCAACAAGTCGGTGCTCGCCGTTTGCGCGCCGGTCTACATCCTGTCGATTGTCGCGATGATCGGCGCTTCCCAGATCGGGGATCGGGATTTGGTCAAGCTGTGGCTGATCGTGCTCCACCTGTTCATGGGCGCGTCTGTTGCCGGGGTGACTCTCACGTCGACGAACATTGCGCTGAAGTTGTCGCCCCGGGGAAGCGCTACCTCCTATCTGGCGGCCAGCGCGACCGTGACCGCTGTTGCCGCGGGGCTGGCGCCGATCATCGGCGGGCTGCTGGCCGACTTTTTCTCGGCGCGTAAATTCGAACTGCTGCTGCGCTGGTCGAACCCGCAGGGGACGTTCAGCGTACCGATCGTGCTGACGAACTGGGACTTTTACTTCGTGCTGGCGGGGCTGATCGGCATCTATGCGATGCACCGATTGTCGCTTGTGCAGGAGCAGGGCGAGATCGAGCCGCGCGAACTGATCAGCGCGATGTTCAACGAAACCCGACGCGGGATGCGCAATATCTCAAGCGTCGCCGGACTGCGCGCTACGACGATTGTCCCCGTATCACTGCTGCGTGACGCCCGGGTACGGCTGCGCTGGAATCGCGCGCGCGACACGCGGGAGAATGCTGGACGCTAG
- a CDS encoding DUF4287 domain-containing protein — protein MAEDVKGPASYFPSIEKKYGRPVSDWKELVRAAMPAKHMELVAMLKEQHGMGHGHANAIVAHTLAESSD, from the coding sequence ATGGCCGAAGACGTCAAAGGTCCCGCATCCTATTTTCCTTCCATTGAGAAGAAATATGGCCGTCCCGTTTCCGACTGGAAGGAACTGGTTCGTGCGGCAATGCCTGCCAAGCACATGGAACTCGTTGCCATGCTGAAGGAGCAGCATGGAATGGGGCATGGCCACGCCAATGCGATTGTTGCCCATACCCTTGCAGAGAGCAGCGACTGA
- a CDS encoding alpha-glucosidase translates to MSFFRASLTLASALALSAPALARGEATSVAAEPAGDAAAAEVPWWKTGVVYQIYPRSFADSDGNGVGDLNGITQHLDYLKDLGVDVVWLSPHFDSPNVDNGYDIRDYRKVMSEFGTMADFDRMLAEMRKRGIRLIIDLVVNHSSDQHAWFENAKTGPDAKYRDYYIWRPGKADGSPPNNYPSFFGGSAWSRATPGGDYYLHYFARQQPDLNWDNPQVREGVYDIMRFWLDKGVSGFRMDVIPLISKDQTFPDLSAEQLADPAKPYAHGPRTHEYLREMNDKVLSKYDTMTVGEAIGIADDEDHLFTAPERRELNMIFHFDASNVDRDGWRWKPWTLPELKADYDRLYTALGDKGWTATFLANHDKPRAVSHFGNDSPKWRELSAKALATMSLMQRGTPFIYQGDELGMTNFPFTSIDQFDDISARNLWREKVGGGQVSAADMLATLNRTSRDHTRTPMQWTAGEGAGFTTGKPWLAINPNHDRINAQSQQAKPGSVLSYYRRLIALRKQVPVLVDGAYRDIDPGHASVYAFTRTDGDARAVVLINFSDQPVDYALPDGIAVQAPLIDNGGGPTAAPGARRVTLGPWQATVYRY, encoded by the coding sequence ATGTCGTTTTTTCGCGCCTCGCTGACCCTTGCAAGCGCGTTGGCGCTGAGTGCGCCTGCACTGGCAAGGGGTGAGGCGACCTCCGTCGCCGCCGAACCGGCGGGCGATGCCGCGGCGGCGGAAGTGCCGTGGTGGAAGACCGGCGTGGTTTACCAGATTTATCCGCGCTCCTTCGCCGATTCCGACGGCAACGGCGTGGGCGACCTGAACGGCATTACCCAGCATCTCGATTATCTTAAGGATCTGGGCGTGGACGTCGTCTGGCTCAGCCCGCATTTCGACAGCCCCAATGTCGATAACGGCTATGACATCCGCGATTACCGCAAGGTGATGAGTGAATTCGGAACCATGGCCGATTTCGACCGGATGCTGGCGGAGATGCGAAAGCGCGGCATTCGCCTGATCATCGACCTGGTGGTCAATCACAGCAGCGACCAGCATGCCTGGTTCGAAAATGCAAAAACCGGCCCGGACGCAAAATATCGCGACTATTACATCTGGCGGCCGGGCAAGGCGGACGGGTCGCCGCCCAATAACTATCCCAGCTTCTTCGGTGGGTCGGCATGGAGCCGTGCGACGCCGGGCGGCGATTATTACCTTCATTATTTTGCGCGCCAGCAGCCCGACCTCAACTGGGATAATCCGCAGGTTCGCGAGGGCGTGTACGACATCATGCGCTTCTGGCTGGACAAGGGCGTGTCCGGTTTCCGCATGGACGTGATCCCCTTGATCTCCAAGGACCAGACCTTCCCCGATCTTAGTGCCGAACAACTCGCTGATCCGGCCAAGCCCTATGCTCATGGTCCGCGCACGCACGAATATCTGCGTGAGATGAACGACAAGGTGTTGAGCAAATACGACACCATGACCGTGGGTGAGGCAATCGGCATCGCGGACGATGAAGATCATCTGTTCACTGCACCCGAACGACGTGAATTGAACATGATCTTCCATTTCGACGCGTCCAACGTCGATCGCGATGGCTGGCGGTGGAAGCCGTGGACGCTGCCGGAGTTGAAGGCCGATTACGACCGGCTTTATACCGCGCTGGGTGACAAGGGCTGGACCGCAACCTTCCTTGCCAATCACGACAAGCCGCGCGCGGTGTCGCATTTCGGCAATGACAGCCCGAAGTGGCGCGAATTGTCGGCCAAGGCGCTGGCCACCATGTCGCTGATGCAGCGCGGCACCCCGTTCATCTATCAAGGGGATGAGCTGGGCATGACCAATTTCCCCTTCACGTCGATCGACCAGTTCGACGATATTTCAGCCCGCAACCTGTGGCGCGAAAAGGTCGGCGGGGGTCAGGTGAGTGCTGCCGACATGCTGGCCACGCTCAACCGGACCAGCCGCGACCACACCCGTACGCCGATGCAATGGACCGCAGGCGAGGGCGCAGGCTTTACCACCGGCAAGCCCTGGCTGGCGATCAATCCGAACCATGACCGGATCAACGCGCAAAGCCAGCAGGCAAAGCCGGGATCGGTGCTGTCCTATTACCGGCGCCTGATCGCGCTGCGTAAACAGGTGCCGGTGCTGGTGGACGGAGCGTATCGGGACATCGATCCCGGCCACGCCAGCGTCTATGCCTTTACCCGCACCGACGGTGATGCGCGCGCGGTGGTGCTGATCAACTTCAGCGACCAGCCGGTGGATTATGCGCTGCCCGACGGCATCGCGGTACAGGCGCCCTTGATCGACAATGGCGGCGGACCCACTGCGGCACCGGGTGCGCGCCGAGTGACGCTCGGCCCGTGGCAGGCGACAGTTTATCGCTATTGA